In Amycolatopsis sp. EV170708-02-1, the following are encoded in one genomic region:
- the atpB gene encoding F0F1 ATP synthase subunit A has translation MGALVLAEGAEFAPPGVKDFNLPPLFGSGYWLSFTKPMLLVVISLIIIVTYFMVTSRRLKVVPGKGQFIAESIYNFGRNNIAREQIGSADFKPFIPLILGLFSFILVNNLFGIIPFFQFPTMARFGFPVALAFLVVYPVYHYVGIKRHGFGHYMKKELAPPGIPGFVLPLYSTIEFAQKFFIAPATLAIRVFAAMFAGHLIIMVFTLGGSFLLTEGEGIVKVASPVAFLFAIAMTFLEAFIQVLQAYIFALLSAGYIGAALASEH, from the coding sequence GTGGGCGCGCTGGTACTAGCCGAGGGTGCGGAGTTCGCGCCGCCTGGTGTCAAAGACTTCAACCTGCCGCCGTTGTTCGGTTCCGGCTATTGGTTGAGCTTCACCAAGCCGATGCTGCTGGTGGTCATCTCCCTGATCATCATCGTCACCTACTTCATGGTGACGTCGCGCCGCCTCAAGGTCGTCCCCGGCAAGGGACAGTTCATCGCCGAAAGCATTTACAACTTCGGCCGCAACAACATCGCGCGTGAGCAGATCGGTTCGGCCGACTTCAAGCCGTTCATTCCGCTGATCCTGGGGTTGTTCAGCTTCATCCTGGTCAACAACCTCTTCGGGATCATCCCGTTCTTCCAGTTCCCGACGATGGCCCGATTCGGCTTCCCCGTCGCTCTCGCGTTCCTCGTTGTTTACCCGGTGTACCACTACGTCGGCATCAAGCGCCACGGCTTCGGTCACTACATGAAGAAGGAACTGGCGCCGCCCGGCATCCCCGGATTCGTTCTGCCGCTGTACTCCACCATCGAGTTCGCGCAGAAGTTCTTCATCGCGCCGGCCACCCTGGCCATCCGAGTCTTCGCGGCGATGTTCGCCGGGCACCTCATCATCATGGTCTTCACGCTCGGCGGGAGCTTCCTGCTGACCGAAGGTGAAGGCATCGTGAAGGTCGCGTCGCCGGTGGCGTTCCTGTTCGCCATCGCGATGACGTTCCTGGAGGCATTCATCCAGGTCCTGCAGGCATACATTTTCGCACTGCTGTCCGCAGGGTACATCGGCGCCGCGCTGGCGTCGGAGCACTGA
- a CDS encoding M6 family metalloprotease domain-containing protein: MRSSLRRAPLRTLAVLATVALLPGLVAQPASAAAPVRGWPAAIDGSTWENQDHMTWDDYRKPPGTNWADPALKPTKRMFKGAVVLADYPDQEFAVTQAPRSTVFGNPGPAASNIPRVEVAKFYQDFLNKPQALNQGHTINEYWMEDSGGRLGVELTAFGPYRLPGKSFEYGMEFQPDACPPDANCKRDLRTDAGAAWRADVGDVSKQFDFVFYLSAGQDESSTWQEFGVMKFGEKENVPDEFGPGVAGMPNAASTRYVPWTSWKSAASIWPNAITGSSTQAESSGQGVYAHEFSHILGIGDNYNNPFGNPPSRTYTGPWEMMSRGSFNGPGGPHTRWQIPATQGGSMGSHHMLRTKMKLDIIDPEDVLKLDRNSLAKTGPVSARITARSVLPGQGAYSGINIALTGGDLSPKCDRSKDPFCDGGGYHNYTVEVVDRMGSDSFAPDSGVLIAKTKNQDNAPFEWIVDANPADIGMTDYKKPDGTPVPIPIGDYRQLNDAAFKAGTGSASKYEYTDEANRLKFLVSDIERDRKGVLSYVVTVASLDGAGSRARGVSLWPSAPAFAKQGLATCSFPVINTGDAKGAVAPYNTDTYRLSASTSAKGWEVRLPNELSTVPFGGRSSATAHAKRAAGGDHVAHIKLTATSIADPAKTASATCTAFAF; encoded by the coding sequence ATGCGATCGTCTCTCCGACGAGCCCCACTCAGAACACTCGCCGTCCTCGCCACCGTCGCGCTACTGCCGGGTCTGGTCGCCCAGCCCGCGTCCGCCGCGGCGCCGGTGCGAGGCTGGCCCGCCGCGATCGACGGGTCGACCTGGGAGAACCAGGACCACATGACGTGGGACGACTACCGCAAACCGCCCGGCACCAACTGGGCCGACCCGGCGCTGAAGCCGACCAAGCGGATGTTCAAGGGCGCCGTGGTGCTCGCGGACTACCCGGACCAGGAATTCGCCGTCACGCAGGCCCCGCGTTCGACGGTGTTCGGGAACCCGGGCCCCGCCGCGAGCAACATCCCCCGCGTGGAAGTCGCGAAGTTCTACCAGGACTTCCTCAACAAACCGCAGGCGCTCAACCAGGGCCACACGATCAACGAGTACTGGATGGAGGACTCCGGCGGCAGGCTGGGCGTCGAACTGACCGCGTTCGGCCCGTACCGCCTGCCCGGCAAGTCCTTCGAATACGGCATGGAGTTCCAGCCCGACGCGTGTCCGCCGGACGCGAACTGCAAACGTGACCTGCGCACCGACGCGGGCGCCGCCTGGCGGGCGGACGTCGGCGACGTCTCCAAGCAGTTCGATTTCGTCTTCTATCTCTCCGCCGGTCAGGACGAGAGCTCGACCTGGCAGGAATTCGGCGTGATGAAGTTCGGCGAGAAGGAGAACGTGCCCGACGAATTCGGGCCCGGTGTCGCCGGCATGCCGAACGCCGCGTCCACCCGCTACGTCCCGTGGACGTCGTGGAAATCCGCGGCGAGCATCTGGCCGAACGCGATCACCGGCTCCTCGACCCAGGCGGAAAGCTCGGGCCAGGGCGTCTACGCGCACGAATTCAGTCACATTCTCGGCATCGGCGACAACTACAACAATCCCTTCGGCAATCCGCCGTCCCGTACCTACACCGGGCCGTGGGAGATGATGTCGCGCGGCAGCTTCAACGGCCCCGGCGGACCGCACACCCGCTGGCAGATCCCGGCGACGCAGGGCGGCTCGATGGGCTCGCACCACATGCTGCGCACCAAGATGAAGCTCGACATCATCGACCCCGAAGACGTCCTGAAACTCGACCGGAACTCCCTCGCCAAGACCGGCCCGGTTTCGGCGAGGATCACGGCGCGTTCGGTCCTGCCGGGACAGGGTGCCTACAGCGGCATCAACATCGCGCTCACCGGCGGGGACCTTTCGCCGAAATGCGACCGCTCGAAGGATCCGTTCTGCGACGGCGGCGGCTACCACAATTACACCGTCGAGGTCGTCGACCGGATGGGCAGCGATTCCTTCGCCCCCGATTCCGGTGTCCTCATCGCGAAGACGAAGAACCAGGACAACGCGCCGTTCGAATGGATCGTCGACGCGAACCCGGCCGACATCGGCATGACCGACTACAAGAAGCCGGACGGCACCCCGGTGCCGATCCCGATCGGCGACTACCGCCAGCTGAACGACGCCGCGTTCAAGGCGGGCACCGGGTCCGCGAGCAAGTACGAGTACACCGACGAGGCGAACAGGCTGAAGTTCCTCGTCTCCGACATCGAGCGTGACCGCAAGGGCGTGCTGTCCTACGTCGTCACGGTGGCTTCGCTCGACGGCGCGGGCTCGCGGGCCAGGGGTGTTTCGCTGTGGCCGTCGGCCCCGGCGTTCGCCAAGCAGGGGCTCGCGACCTGCTCGTTCCCGGTGATCAACACGGGCGACGCGAAGGGCGCGGTGGCGCCGTACAACACCGACACCTATCGCCTGAGCGCGTCCACCAGCGCGAAGGGCTGGGAGGTGCGGCTGCCGAACGAGCTGTCCACCGTCCCGTTCGGCGGCCGGTCTTCGGCGACCGCGCACGCCAAGCGGGCCGCGGGCGGTGACCACGTCGCGCACATCAAGCTGACGGCGACGTCGATCGCGGACCCGGCGAAGACGGCGTCCGCAACCTGTACCGCTTTCGCCTTCTGA
- a CDS encoding L-threonylcarbamoyladenylate synthase yields MSAVYDCSKRETRADGLAAAASAVRSSRLVVLPTDTVYGIGADAFDGGAVQSLLRAKHRGPDMPVGVLVGSWSTVDGLVLGTPPQARALIEAFWPGDLSIILPHAPSLQWDLGQSRGTVMLRMPLHPVALELLRDVGPMAVSSANVSGRPPATTAQEAVDQLGDSVAVYLDGGSSGEPVPSTMVDLTGDDPVVLREGAVSRAAVAEVLGVPAESLA; encoded by the coding sequence ATGAGCGCGGTGTACGACTGCAGCAAGCGTGAAACGCGGGCCGACGGGCTCGCCGCGGCGGCGAGCGCGGTGCGCTCCAGCCGCCTCGTCGTCCTCCCGACCGACACGGTCTACGGCATCGGCGCGGACGCCTTCGACGGCGGTGCCGTCCAGTCCCTCCTGCGGGCCAAGCACCGCGGCCCGGACATGCCGGTCGGCGTCCTGGTCGGCTCCTGGTCCACTGTGGACGGACTCGTGCTCGGCACGCCCCCGCAGGCCCGCGCGCTCATCGAGGCCTTCTGGCCGGGCGACCTCTCGATCATCCTGCCGCACGCGCCGAGCCTGCAGTGGGATCTGGGCCAGTCACGCGGGACGGTGATGCTGCGCATGCCGCTGCACCCGGTCGCGCTGGAACTGCTGCGTGACGTCGGCCCGATGGCGGTCTCGAGCGCCAACGTCTCCGGCCGCCCGCCCGCCACCACCGCGCAGGAAGCCGTCGACCAGCTCGGTGACAGCGTCGCGGTGTACCTCGACGGCGGTTCGTCCGGCGAGCCCGTCCCGTCCACGATGGTCGATCTCACCGGCGACGACCCGGTCGTCCTGCGGGAGGGCGCGGTCAGCCGGGCCGCCGTCGCGGAAGTACTGGGTGTGCCCGCGGAGTCACTCGCCTGA
- a CDS encoding glycosyltransferase family 4 protein has translation MPPTQGLPIREYLLVALTAAAVTFLLTGVVRRVAIRIGAIANPRARDVHVTPIPRMGGIGIFLGVAAAMGLAHQLPALSRGFDFSFDSLGVLLAAGVISLIGALDDRFELDAWTKLAGQVMCAGILVIFGVQWVSFWVPWGGGGESFGQVLVLDKNQGALLTVVLVVVMVNAMNFVDGLDGLAGGLGFIAAAATCSFSLGLLDSSGGDVGAYPPALIAATLAGACLGFLPYNFQPAKIFMGDSGSMMIGLMLAGATTSASGRVPYPQFSGKDALALLSPLVVVAAVLFVPLLDLIMAVVRRTRRGESPFAADKMHLHHRLLEIGHSQRRAVLLIYLWAGLLAFGAVSVTLFDSVAVFWIVGFGFLLATLVSIVPRLRSRNRTA, from the coding sequence ATGCCTCCTACGCAAGGCCTCCCGATCCGGGAGTACCTCCTCGTCGCCCTCACCGCGGCGGCCGTGACCTTCCTGCTCACCGGTGTCGTGCGCCGGGTCGCCATCCGGATCGGCGCGATCGCCAACCCGCGGGCCCGCGACGTCCACGTCACCCCGATCCCGCGTATGGGCGGGATCGGCATCTTCCTCGGTGTCGCCGCCGCGATGGGGCTCGCGCACCAGCTGCCCGCGCTGAGCCGCGGCTTCGACTTCTCCTTCGACTCGCTGGGCGTGCTGCTCGCCGCGGGCGTGATCTCCCTGATCGGCGCGCTCGACGACCGGTTCGAGCTGGACGCCTGGACGAAGCTGGCGGGCCAGGTCATGTGCGCCGGGATCCTGGTGATCTTCGGCGTGCAGTGGGTGTCGTTCTGGGTGCCGTGGGGCGGCGGTGGCGAGTCCTTCGGGCAGGTCCTGGTGCTGGACAAGAACCAGGGCGCGCTGCTGACCGTCGTGCTGGTGGTCGTCATGGTCAACGCGATGAACTTCGTCGACGGTCTCGACGGCCTCGCCGGCGGCCTCGGCTTCATCGCCGCCGCGGCGACCTGTTCCTTCTCGCTCGGCCTGCTCGACTCCTCGGGCGGGGACGTCGGCGCGTACCCGCCGGCTCTCATCGCCGCCACGCTCGCCGGGGCCTGTCTCGGCTTCCTGCCGTACAACTTCCAGCCCGCGAAGATCTTCATGGGCGATTCGGGCTCGATGATGATCGGGCTCATGCTGGCGGGCGCGACGACGTCCGCGTCGGGCCGCGTGCCGTATCCGCAGTTCAGCGGCAAGGACGCGCTCGCGCTGCTCTCGCCGCTCGTCGTGGTCGCCGCGGTGCTGTTCGTGCCGCTGCTCGACCTGATCATGGCGGTCGTCCGCCGCACCCGCCGCGGCGAGAGCCCGTTCGCGGCGGACAAGATGCACCTGCACCACCGCCTGCTGGAGATCGGGCACTCGCAGCGCCGCGCGGTGCTGCTCATCTACTTGTGGGCGGGGCTGCTCGCGTTCGGCGCCGTTTCGGTGACGCTCTTCGACAGCGTCGCGGTCTTCTGGATCGTCGGATTCGGCTTCCTGCTGGCGACCCTGGTGTCGATCGTGCCGAGACTGCGGTCCCGGAACCGGACCGCCTGA
- a CDS encoding F-type H+-transporting ATPase subunit c translates to MSNIVLAQAAEAASNINPGLAAIGYGLGAIGPGIGVGLIFAAVINGTARQPEAQGKLQSIAFSTFVLTEVLALIGIVIYFLASVG, encoded by the coding sequence GTGAGCAACATCGTTCTTGCGCAGGCTGCCGAGGCCGCTTCCAACATCAACCCGGGTCTCGCCGCCATCGGCTACGGCCTCGGCGCGATCGGCCCCGGTATCGGTGTGGGTCTGATCTTCGCCGCGGTCATCAACGGCACCGCCCGTCAGCCGGAGGCGCAGGGCAAGCTGCAGAGCATCGCCTTCTCGACCTTCGTGCTGACCGAGGTGCTGGCGCTGATCGGTATCGTTATCTACTTCCTCGCCTCCGTCGGCTGA